In Populus alba chromosome 1, ASM523922v2, whole genome shotgun sequence, a single window of DNA contains:
- the LOC118045662 gene encoding 3-ketoacyl-CoA synthase 3, with the protein MDVPMLVYAFLIFYPLLMLWRRIDRKRDRECYILDYECHKPTDDRKLDTECSGQVIMRNKNLGLNEYKFLLRAIVSSGIGEQTYGPGIIFNGQEENPTLQDLISEMEEFFHDSIGKLLARSGIAPKEIDVLVVNVSMQSAVPSLPAMIINHYKLREDVKVFNLTGMGCSASLVSVNIVQNMFKIYKNAYALVVTSESLSPNWYAGSDRSMILANCLFRSGGCAMLLTNKRALKHRAMLKLKCLVRTHHGARDESYACCHQREDDQGRSGFHLDKSLPKVATRALVDNLREIAPKILPVRELLRFMVVSLIRKYWSHKSTKRAAGSSPEPVINFKTGVDHFCIHTGGKAVIDGIGVSLDLTEHDLEPARMTLHRFGNTSASSLWYVLGYMEAKRRLKKGDRVLMMSFGAGFKCNSCLWEVLRDLGDAGNAWTDCIHSYPPNSLANPFLEKYGWINNEDDPSTFAFPSPSPFPS; encoded by the coding sequence ATGGATGTTCCCATGTTAGTATATGCTTTTCTCATCTTCTATCCCCTCCTCATGTTATGGAGGCGGATTGATAGGAAAAGGGACCGAGAATGTTATATACTAGACTATGAGTGCCACAAACCAACCGATGACAGGAAACTCGACACAGAGTGTTCTGGGCAAGTGATAATGAGGAACAAGAATCTTGGTCTGAACGAGTACAAGTTTCTGTTGAGAGCTATTGTGAGCTCTGGAATTGGCGAGCAAACCTATGGTCCCGGGATCATATTCAACGGTCAAGAGGAGAACCCTACATTACAAGATTTAATTTCGGAGATGGAGGAGTTCTTTCATGACAGCATCGGAAAGCTCTTGGCTAGGTCAGGCATAGCTCCTAAAGAAATCGATGTTCTTGTAGTTAATGTCTCCATGCAGTCTGCTGTGCCTTCTCTACCCGCTATGATTATAAATCACTATAAACTAAGGGAGGATGTTAAGGTTTTCAACCTCACTGGGATGGGTTGTAGTGCAAGCCTTGTATCCGTCAACATTGTTCAAAACATGTTTAAGATTTACAAAAATGCTTATGCGCTTGTTGTCACCTCGGAGTCTTTAAGTCCAAATTGGTATGCAGGCAGTGATAGATCGATGATTCTTGCAAATTGTTTGTTCCGATCAGGTGGGTGTGCCATGCTCTTGACTAACAAAAGGGCCTTAAAGCACCGTGCCATGCTCAAATTGAAGTGCCTAGTTAGGACACACCACGGAGCTAGAGACGAGTCGTATGCATGTTGCCATCAAAGAGAAGATGACCAAGGGCGCTCAGGGTTTCACCTGGACAAGTCACTCCCAAAGGTCGCTACACGAGCTTTGGTCGACAACCTTAGAGAAATAGCCCCTAAGATCTTGCCTGTAAGGGAGCTGCTTAGATTTATGGTGGTGTCATTAATTAGGAAATATTGGAGCCACAAATCCACAAAACGAGCAGCTGGTTCTAGTCCTGAACCTGTGATAAACTTCAAGACAGGTGTTGATCACTTCTGCATTCACACTGGGGGTAAGGCAGTGATCGATGGGATTGGCGTTAGCCTTGATCTCACCGAGCATGACTTGGAGCCAGCAAGAATGACTCTGCATAGGTTCGGCAACACATCTGCGAGTAGTCTTTGGTATGTTTTGGGATACATGGAGGCCAAAAGGAGGCTAAAGAAAGGAGATAGGGTTTTGATGATGAGCTTCGGTGCGGGCTTTAAATGCAACAGCTGTTTGTGGGAGGTGCTTAGAGACTTGGGGGATGCAGGTAATGCGTGGACGGACTGCATTCATAGCTACCCACCAAACTCATTGGCCAACCCATTCTTGGAGAAGTATGGATGGATTAACAATGAAGATGATCCCAGCACTTTTGCAttcccttctccttctcctttcccttcttaA
- the LOC118045663 gene encoding 3-ketoacyl-CoA synthase 3, protein MDVPMLVYAFLIFYPLLMLWRRIDRKRDRECYILDYECHKPTDDRKLDTECSGQVIMRNKNLGLNEYKFLLRAIVSSGIGEQTYGPGIIFNGQEENPTLQDLISEMEEFFHDSIGKLLARSGIAPKEIDVLVVNVSMQSAVPSLPAMIINHYKLREDVKVFNLTGMGCSASLVSVNIVQNMFKIYKNAYALVVTSESLSPNWYAGSDRSMILANCLFRSGGCAMLLTNKRALKHRAMLKLKCLVRTHHGARDESYACCHQREDDQGRSGFHLDKSLPKVATRALVDNLREIAPKILPVRELLRFMVVSLIRKYWSHKSTKGAAGSSPEPVINFKTGVDHFCIHTGGKAVIDGIGVSLGLTEHDLEPARMTLHRFGNTSASSLWYVLGYMEAKRRLKKGDRVLMMSFGAGFKCNSCLWEVLRDLGDAGNAWTDCIHSYPPNSLANPFLEKYGWINNEDDPSTFAFPSPSPS, encoded by the coding sequence ATGGATGTTCCCATGTTAGTATATGCTTTTCTCATCTTCTATCCCCTCCTCATGTTATGGAGGCGGATTGATAGGAAAAGGGACCGAGAATGTTATATACTAGACTATGAGTGCCACAAACCAACCGATGACAGGAAACTCGACACAGAGTGTTCTGGGCAAGTGATAATGAGGAACAAGAATCTTGGTCTGAACGAGTACAAGTTTCTGTTGAGAGCTATTGTGAGCTCTGGAATTGGCGAGCAAACCTATGGTCCCGGGATCATATTCAACGGTCAAGAGGAGAACCCTACATTACAAGATTTAATTTCGGAGATGGAGGAGTTCTTTCATGACAGCATCGGAAAGCTCTTGGCTAGGTCAGGCATAGCTCCTAAAGAAATCGATGTTCTTGTAGTTAATGTCTCCATGCAGTCTGCTGTGCCTTCTCTACCCGCTATGATTATAAATCACTATAAACTAAGGGAGGATGTTAAGGTTTTCAACCTCACTGGGATGGGTTGTAGTGCAAGCCTTGTATCCGTCAACATTGTTCAAAACATGTTTAAGATTTACAAAAATGCTTATGCGCTTGTTGTCACCTCGGAGTCTTTAAGTCCAAATTGGTATGCAGGCAGTGATAGATCGATGATTCTTGCAAATTGTTTGTTCCGATCAGGTGGGTGTGCCATGCTCTTGACTAACAAAAGGGCCTTAAAGCACCGTGCCATGCTCAAATTGAAGTGCCTAGTTAGGACACACCACGGAGCTAGAGACGAGTCGTATGCATGTTGCCATCAAAGAGAAGATGACCAAGGGCGCTCAGGGTTTCACCTGGACAAGTCACTCCCAAAGGTCGCTACACGAGCTTTGGTCGACAACCTTAGAGAAATAGCCCCTAAGATCTTGCCTGTAAGGGAGCTGCTTAGATTTATGGTGGTGTCATTAATTAGGAAATATTGGAGCCACAAATCCACAAAAGGAGCAGCTGGTTCTAGTCCTGAACCTGTGATAAACTTCAAGACAGGTGTTGATCACTTCTGCATTCACACTGGGGGTAAGGCAGTGATCGATGGGATTGGCGTTAGCCTTGGTCTCACCGAGCATGACTTGGAGCCAGCAAGAATGACTCTACATAGGTTCGGCAACACATCTGCGAGTAGTCTTTGGTATGTTTTGGGATACATGGAGGCCAAAAGGAGGCTAAAGAAAGGAGATAGGGTTTTGATGATGAGCTTCGGTGCGGGCTTTAAATGCAACAGCTGTTTGTGGGAAGTGCTTAGAGACTTGGGGGATGCAGGTAATGCGTGGACGGACTGCATTCATAGCTACCCACCAAACTCATTGGCCAACCCATTCTTGGAGAAGTATGGATGGATTAACAATGAAGATGATCCCAGCACTTTTGCAttcccttctccttctccttcttaa